Proteins from a single region of Palaemon carinicauda isolate YSFRI2023 chromosome 1, ASM3689809v2, whole genome shotgun sequence:
- the LOC137654698 gene encoding putative leucine-rich repeat-containing protein DDB_G0290503 isoform X2, with the protein MKVAESSPNKSLKSQLEGETLHQGLSPWESERGFPKRLKMSESHQVILVFSFLLLASTQGSCQTFVYCKDLSNEGLEDWYVLLFTCPEGHVFEESSGKCEHHSAVDEHDKCQPKTVPSFLGVQDLTKQDIMPIFNFTGKEKYQRSVKSTVPNDKDSNDDAYVDSKVLGKRELTIKRREISENAHQKKNPLLPEISKGNNASGSDKTLDFLGKQYFQERKKRSLSSLQSMWSAADIIAENTKEACQNIKSINDYVNHIMKQGSFKSAYPTENFLMSIIEAYNQILKAAQMNTKPWKEEKGILKSVKEIFNLAKEFEPKLKKRFLKLDESVDDFIKSIKTHTISGRINDLLKRIKEAEATMENIENTLLREYLNVVITEAKSELINLTPKNLINILIYALSNAKAIKEKSSNAVRRMETFREKIIQDHTKFIHSISRAQDGKRISEIEKEKTLTEIRHHKGKKQASEREIQENKNEMKKLIEEKQRIEHQLQIEMRELDRRAKEAHDRVIAGGVLLAIPPFSIIGAVLLGTGVEDKKRALHRKSQVKNELEMKITILNGIVAVLINNVASENQLINSLERKITFLESRSTSLQIIYGILQNLEKSATSVNNSITRAMSAIVSLTNVFSSIEDDLIEMKNEVDSALSSARQLDKDYFLFTNINEKIIIPWDQAKDKIIAVGECLTE; encoded by the coding sequence GTTCCTGCCAAACGTTTGTGTACTGTAAAGACCTATCTAACGAAGGGCTCGAAGACTGGTATGTATTATTGTTCACCTGCCCAGAAGGACATGTCTTTGAAGAATCTTCAGGAAAGTGTGAACATCATTCTGCAGTGGATGAGCATGACAAGTGCCAACCCAAAACAGTACCCAGCTTTCTGGGTGTACAAGATCTGACAAAACAGGACATAATGCCAATTTTCAACTTCACTGGTAAAGAAAAGTATCAACGATCAGTGAAATCCACAGTGCCAAATGATAAAGATAGTAATGATGATGCCTACGTTGATTCCAAAGTTCTAGGAAAAAGAGAACTGACAATAAAACGAAGAGAGATCAGTGAAAATGCCCACCAGAAAAAAAACCCACTTTTACCGGAAATTAGCAAAGGCAATAATGCAAGTGGGAGTGACAAAACTCTTGACTTTTTAGGAAAACAATATTTCCAAGAGAGAAAAAAACGTTCTCTGTCCTCTCTACAATCCATGTGGAGTGCAGCTGATATCATAGCTGAAAATACTAAAGAAGCCTGTCAAAATATCAAAAGCATCAATGACTATGTTAACCATATTATGAAGCAAGGATCTTTTAAATCTGCATATCCAACAGAAAATTTCCTCATGTCCATCATAGAGGCCTATAACCAAATTCTGAAGGCTGCACAGATGAATACTAAACCTTGGAAGGAGGAGAAAGGAATTCTAAAATCAGTAAAAGAGATTTTTAATTTGGCCAAGGAGTTTGAGCCAAAGTTAAAAAAACGGTTTCTCAAACTTGATGAAAGTGTTGACGATTTTATAAAGTCAATTAAAACCCATACCATTTCCGGAAGAATAAACGATCTATTGAAACGTATAAAAGAAGCAGAAGCTACtatggaaaatattgaaaatacccTCCTTAGGGAATACCTAAACGTCGTAATAACAGAAGCAAAATCGGAATTAATCAATCTAACCCccaaaaatctaataaatattcttatttatgCCCTAAGTAACGCTAAAGCAATAAAAGAGAAATCAAGCAACGCAGTGAGACGAATGGAGACATTTCGGGAAAAAATCATCCAAGATCACACCAAATTTATTCATTCTATCTCCAGAGCACAAGATGGCAAAAGGATTTCAGAGATAGAAAAGGAGAAAACCTTAACAGAAATCAGACACCACAAAGGGAAAAAACAGGCATCAGAAAGAGAAattcaagaaaacaaaaatgaaatgaaaaaattgatagaagaaaaacagagaattGAACATCAATTGCAAATTGAAATGCGGGAACTAGACAGGAGAGCTAAAGAAGCCCATGATCGTGTAATAGCCGGGGGGGTCTTGTTGGCAATTCCCCCTTTTTCAATTATAGGAGCCGTTCTTTTAGGTACAGGAGTAGAGGATAAGAAAAGAGCTCTTCACAGGAAGTCACAGGTTAAAAACGAGCTGGAAATGAAAATAACAATCTTAAATGGCATCGTTGCTGTCTTGATCAATAATGTAGCCTCAGAGAATCAACTAATAAACAGCTTGGAGAGGAAGATTACATTCTTAGAGAGTAGATCAACCTCTTTGCAAATTATCTATGGTATACTTCAAAACCTGGAGAAAAGTGCAACTTCTGTTAATAATTCCATCACCAGAGCAATGTCAGCAATTGTTAGCTTGACCAATGTCTTTTCATCTATTGAAGATGATTTGATTGAAATGAAAAACGAAGTAGATTCGGCTCTTAGCTCAGCTCGTCAGCTAGACAAAGATTACTTCTTATTCACAAATATCAATGAAAAGATAATAATTCCTTGGGATCAGGCAAAAGATAAAATCATTGCAGTTGGGGAGTGTCTTactgaataa